The nucleotide sequence AAATGTCTTCAAGGTGTGCGGCGAAGACCTGATCCAATGGAGCACGATGGTGGAGTCAGTCCAGTATACTATCCTCGATATCTTGGTCGTCAGGGCCTGTCGTATTGACGAAATCAAGGATGTCAGAAGAAGTGCCCCGCTTAATTCGAGACGTGGTATGGAGAGCGATTTGAGCGGCGCTACCTTCGACCGCGCCGTGAGGAGTCGATTCCAAATATTGTTCTTTCGGTCCGTCGTCCGCACGTAGACGCACGCCCCATATGCCCTTTCGCTAGCGTCACAGAATCCGTGTAGCTCAATTTTCGTTGCGGATTCTATGATGGTCTTCCGAGGGAACCTTGCCGCATTTAACAACGGCAATTGGGTGTGGTATTTGATCCATTCGGTGTGTACGTCTGTCGGAAGGGATTCGTCCCAATCTACCTTCAATGTCCAGATCTGTTGCATAATCATTTTTGCTCGAACGATTACCGGCGAGAGCAATCCCAGTGGATCATAGATTTGTGCGATGACGGAGCTGATTGATCGCTTTGTGACTCGGGAGGTGTCACTGTTCGTCTTGACTGAATATAGTATGGCATCGTCGGCTGAATCCCAAAAGACGCCGAGTGTTTTTAACGTAGATGACTCACCGAGATGTAATTTCTGGTTGGTGTCTTCCTCAGGTAGTCCTCGTAGCAGATCCCGATCGTTTGATGCCCATTTGCGGATATTTAGACCGGCTAGCTTAAGTAAGTTCGTGAGATCATTCCTGACTGATAAGGCTTCGTCCTTCGTATCGGCTCCGGTCAACGCATCGTCGACATAGAAGTCTCGCCGTAGGATCTGCGCTGCTCTCGGAAATCGAGGTCCCTCGTCTTCTGCCAGCTGTTTGAGACACCGGATGGCCAGATACGGGGCTGCGGATAGACCGAACGTTACGGTGTTGAGTCGGTAAGTTTCGATCTCTCCGTTGTCAACACGCCACAGAATCTTTTGATAAGGACGATCTTCTGGACGTAGGATGAATTGACGGTACATTTTTTCGATGTCGCCGGTAAGGACATATTGAAATGACCGGAATCTCAATAGGATGTGTCTCAGGTCTTCCTGTAATTTCGGGCCCGTATGAAGGGCGTCGTTTAGGGACACTCCCGTGGTACTTGAAGCTGAGCCGTCGAACACAACTCGGAGCTTGGTGGTGTCGCTCGATTCCTTGATCACGCCGTGATGTGGTAAATAATATCCTTggtcggtggcgtgatccgtgtTGATCTTCGTCATATGACCCAAGTCTAAATATTCTTGGATCACAGCACTGTACGCGGTTTCATATTGTTTGTCGCGTTGGAATCGGCGATGAAGAGAGGCGAGCCTGCTCATTGCAGCGGCCTTCGATGACCCTAGTGAGGAAAGCTTTTCGTTGAATGGTAGGGCAACGATGTATCTGCCTTCCTTGGTTCGTCGGACATGGTTTCGGAAATGTTCTTCACATAGTCGTTCAGATTCCGAAAGATGCGTAGTGGCCGGTCCCTCGTCGATCTCCCAAAACCGTGCGAGGTCCTCTTGCAGAGCCGTTGTAGTTGCGTGGAACGTATTTATCGCGGTTTGGGAcgctggactccccccgattacccaGCCGAACCGTGTTTTTTGTAGACGTAGTTCAGGTTCGTCTGGTTGCGCCAGGTTGACCTGCCCGATGCACAGCGACGCAAATGTTGATCCGGTGCTAAGTAAGACATCGATCGGGGCTGGGCAATGGAATTGGGGATCGGCTAGTTGAATATTTCTGGGTAATCCCAGACTCGAGGGGTCGATGGGCTCGCTTGGTATGAAGGTCGATATGGCGGGGATAATAAGAAATCTCAAAGTTTTCTTATACTTGCCGTCCGTCGACGTGATTGTGGCCGTGGTGTATCGTTTTGCCGTGGTGCTCAAATTGTCGAGGGCTCCGATCTGGATCGCACATCTCCCTTGTTTTATACCGAGGGAATTCGCGAGCTTGTCCGTCATGAAGTTCATGCTCGACCCAGTGTCGAGTAAGGCTCGGGCTCGGATTGGTTGTCCCTGTTTGTTCAAAACCTTGATCTGTGCTGTGGCCAACAGATCATGATGCAGAGGGGTATGGGGAGATGTGTTTGCTAGTCCGATCCCCCTTGCTGTCGTAGTCTCAGACAGTCAGTTGTGCCCCGGTTGGGACTTGGACGAGAAGGTTGGGGTGGTGTTCTGGATCCGGGCTGAGTGTGACTCGTACGAGGCATGCTCTTTCGTCCCTCTTGGAGACGAAGATGTCCGTCTCCGTGAAGTGTCGGATGTTCGCCTCGACTTGTGGGACGACCGCGACTTCGAAGATCCAGATGGTGATTGTCCGGTGGGGGCTCGCTTGTGTGACGAAcgactgcccgacgaccgaccgctcggtgcgcgacagcccgacgaccgaccgctcggtgcgcgactgcccgacgaccgaccgctcggtgcgcgactgcccgacgaccgaccgctcggtgcgcgactgcccgacgaccgaccgctcgatGAGCGACTGTCCGACGACCGACTGCTCGGCGACCAACCGCTTGCCGATCGCCCGCTCGACGATCGACCGCTCGAAGATCGACCGCTCGACGACCGTGAGTCTACCTGGGTTTGTTCGCGGTGTAGATAAGTATGATGTAGGTGACCGCAGATACGACACGAACCCGATGTACACTGTGTCAGCGAATGTCCTCTGCCTAGGCAATTTATACATAACGATGCCTTCTTCACGATCTGAAAACGTTTGGTCGCTGATTTGGCCTTGAAGACTTTGCAGTGTCTGATATCGTGAGGCCCGTTGCAGGTCGGACACACCACCGTTCTGATGGTTGTAGCAAGGGTTCGCCCATGCGGTATGGTGGTCCGCTGACGGTGGTGTTTGTGGGCTGACCCTTTTGATTCCTTCTCTTTAGAGAGGAATTGAGTCCCGTTCGCCCGTGTTTTGAGAAAGTCTATCAGATGCTGATAGGAGGGCACCTGTTGGCGGGGCAGTGTGCGTTGCCATTTACGCAGGCTGGACGAGGGCAATTTCGACGCGATCAATTCGATCATCGCTATGTTCGATGTGACGGGCTGTTTTAGGTGTTCGAGCGCTTTTAGATTTACGCTGAGGGTTTCCAACAAATCCTCTAGGGCTTCTGGAGTTTCCTTTTTGATTTCCGGATAGTTGCGCATCAAATTCCAATGGCGCATGCAGATTTGGAGGGGGCAATTGAACTTGTCCTTCAGTGTGTCAAGCGCGATGGAATAGTTGGCCTCTGTGAGTTCTAATGACTGGATACTCTGTGCGGCCCGTCCAGTTATAGATGAGCGTAGATGCTGGAACTTTTGGACATTCGTCAAACTTTCGTTACGGTCCACTATGGATGAGAACGTGTCGTAGAAATAGGTCCAGTTCTCGAGGGCGCCGTCGAATTGGGGCACGCGGACCTCTGGAACGGTGGTTGGCTCTGGTTTCCGGCGTGTCTCACCTATGTTTGTAGTCGACGGGGTTGTTGCTGAGATTTGCTCAAAGAGCCCTAGGAACCGCACGTCAAGCTCCCGATGCTCTTGCGATAACGAATCTACACGCGCATCTTCCCCCTCATCTAACACATCTAACTCGTATTGAACCTCGAGTATCCTCTTCCAAAGTTCATCGAACGAGCTGCGGCAAGATGTTAGGACGAGTCTGTTTGCCTTCCCGGACGCttcgtattcatcgagttcGCGTCTTATGGCTGCTAGTCCACGGGCTAGGGCGCCTCGTCTACGCCGTAACGTGCTGATTGATTCAGCCTGggccatattttattttaatgatatGAACGATCTTACCTTGATCAAATGGACGTTGATCTGGGATTCGGTTGATGATCGTTACGATGCGGCGTGGGTTCGTGTAGATGCTGAGCGACGGAGGTGTTTCTCTCCGATGGCGGTTCCCTTGATCAGCTGActaagtggttggaacttggatttcacgcgacactgtatagtcactggtcagtgcactttttggcgacacgaaatccggctcgaaggaccatgtaatttcgaccaatcgcggggagacgtaatcgcgaggagagacgtcaacgggggtcgtaaatccccgttacgattataacaatcgacaccacgaattgatcgatcccctgatttccgttgagataataggggtgattgagtttgtataacactgtgattcacagaattataaattatatatttccaacacttagattacactgacgtagagaaacaaatagtcaacaacttgtcgcacgaagatgcgatagatatgtacgctagagcagggctcttataatggaaattaatgtattaatggacttagcactataatatatttaggagagaagatgtatgttcgacaacaccgagaaccgacaaaagatttgcgtgaagtatgcgactctcgcgctatgtgtagactgccgcgttagacgttagtttttagactgattgtcgctccttttttcatacggaagaaaagttcggtgtgggtgtgcccctgtgcctaaagaacgcggattcgttgttcccaatttcgttaggaaaagtgagggtaacgaaccgaggtgtcgattggtcatgacctgcattactgctcgaagggatgagtagggagtctcctaccatcgtggtggatagatgactgtgtgcgtgagaaaaatctagcttgttttattacagggctattcagattttcctcatgggtgcatacccgctttctccgtgttttaagtgcgactaataaacccaaggacctctctaaaaaaccagatgtgcgtcgaacatacttttaggcttaagacattcttcaggataaacagattgacgacacatggcgaaacaatacaggaaagtgaaagttatggtgggcccttaggtttattgagggtcgaagtgacgttacgcaggtcggttgttgtccggtcgcgcgggctggcgtgcagatgttttaggcggcgtaacaaaggatgtcgttttgatatgtttgattttgaagacgtcttcgtactgttgcattaaactagatatacaattctgtccgcggtcagttaatatcttttttggagcggaaaagatgtaaatgtaatgattcaagagtgcgttccaaattgtttccgtttgctgagtttttagtggtacgagtattaagtattttgtcaatttgtcatgtatggatagaatgtactgattgccttttttcgtctttttcagtgggcctaataaatccatagcaattttatcgtttggttcgaggggtgtgtcggtgatacaaggttcttcgcgcggtctgatacgtgtagttttagatgtttggcaggtgtcgcatgattctatatgttgtatgcgtttcatcaaatctggtactctgtgccgttcacgaatgcggtcgtatgtcttttgtataccggggtgtcctactaaatcgtgattttctttcaataattcgtctatttcttcgtcgctatatgtttgaattggttcccatgcaaaatttaattcttttacggtgtcgttcaggaatagtaaaattcgtttgatcgcgttcttctcggtctctgtgaaactgtcgtcgcctatacctatcttttcgtttatacgaataatttcgtttaatttagttaaccattcgattctgtcgtaatttcctagctctgttttggataattgacagaaagatttacggttcggagtcattttgagaattttgggtaacgcgtcggtagatttttcccaatcgtgatattttttatcgagttctatgttcaaattttcgcgtcgtctggtcagaacatgtattctagatagtgcgtcggctgcagtattatcttttcctttcgtgtattctatgtcgtattcgtattcttctagttttaatcgccatctcatcaagcgtgatgaggggtctttgcaattctgtaaccattttagtgcttggtgatcggttcggatgagaaatttccgtcctaacagatattgtcggaggcgtttcacggcccatactattgctaaaagttcttttcccgtagtggaataatttcgttccggtgggtttagagttcgccAGATctaacaacatggatgtccgtcctgtgataagattgcacctataccttcgttactggcgtcagtcgttaatgtgaatggtttcgcaaagtctgggaattttagtacgggtgatgaacagagtttgtcttttaatgtctggaatgcttcctgggttttatctgtccaatgaaatggtgtctccttttttgtaagttcggtcaatggtttcgcgatcttagaaaagtttctgatgaacttacggtaataacctgctagtcctaagaacgatttgatgtctgtgggattacgtggctgtttgaaattgctaacggcttctaattttttgggatttggctttacaccttcggcggttactatatgtccaagatattctaattctggtttgagaaattcgcacttgtccggctgtattttgagtccgagttcgcgtaggcgttgcaatactatcgcgaggttgctattgtgctcttcaatcgactgtccgaatattataatgtcgtctaaatatacgaagcaatgtttatttatgagtcctcttagcgcggtatccatcatgctttgaaatgttgcaggtgcattctttaaaccgaatggcatcctattgtaatgatagtgtccttgtggtgtggagaatgctgtgtactttttagagtctatgtccattgggatttggtggaatccggaggataaatcgagggctgagaagaattttgcgttgcctagttgggatagtatgtcgtctatgtcaggtaatggatatgcgtcctggtcagttagttcgtttatttttctgaagtctattacaattcgccatttctgtttccctgaggcgtctgccttttttggtactacccagactggtgaattgtaaggagaatcagatggttctacaatgttcttttgtagcatttcgtccatttgtcgtttgatttcttctttatggcattcaggcggtcggtaacattttgtgttaatgattttattttcttttaacgttattgtgtgtttagcaaggttagtgcatggtaataagtcggtctctagattgaatacgtcgaggtagaacagcaacatcttttcgattggttcacggagggttttctctatatgcgaaagtctagctaaatctttaaacgtggagacttgatcgtacgtatttgaattttcgataaaattagtcattttggctgggcactcaccaccattgataaagcatatcgttgtcggttttccttccaggtagactgtttttgacactgcttgttttggaggtacgtcgttttcctgttgcaataaaagtatattattgtcaagttttaattgttgattcgagagttcaaatttgaatttagatagggctggcaaaccgagtatgccgtcttctataattggaaagttgtcttctaccacaaaaaattctagagttttgccaaatagttttatcaaagcgtgttcgttagttttaaatttagagaatttccgttcttttgttattcttggtcgtaatacgcatcttcgcttgagtatattaattcctgctccgctgtcaatgaggaatttatgtcgctgtccgtcggatcgtaaaagtactgtgggtagccttcctgttgtggcgttaattcgtaagtctggtctattggtttctctatttcttccttgtgtgtctcgagattgtggactgctggtggtctcggaaattggctgggtgttcgaaaatttttacattgactggagacatgtccgatctggttgcatttgaagcattttaattgtgtcctttggacaagtggtatttgttcggtttgtcggaagcttcttggcattggattgggtgttggagttggttttttaatgatcggattaggattattggttgttagtcgttgctgctcagggagtcgtaatcgttctattggttttggtcgtcgattttgatcttccctgaagaatcgctcgatgtcggtggctttcttttcggcttcaaggatattgtatggcggattggcgagtagtaattgtcctatttcgcctttcaggcctcggataaaatcgatcacggagtcttttaaaatcctgtcgttcatagctcgtctagtaatttcgtcacagtattcgttcgttatactgtattgtaacttattgagcgctctgcggaacctgatgatatagctttgcacactttcgtcgtgacgctgtctcgtttcgcgtagctggtcttgatgttctctaacagagtcttggatggctacgtttcgtcttagggcatcgtactGGTGTGCGTATTCGTATATcggtatattgcagatggccattgcggctttacccgtgattttcccgattttgatcatttttaatagtagcgtgggttcgctacacatggctcgtaattcgcgtacttcgcgtatgaattcttctactccgatattgtcttcgccgtttaattgcggaatacatactatcgcgtctttggcccgtaagctcggagaggcgaattgcggtggacggtcttcgtaagagggatggttgtcttcttctgttcgaattggaacgcatggtggggaagttctatctctcgcggcaacagattcgtccatagtaataagggagcctagttctgtagtagcgacgcgtcctatttttattttggagatatttttgcctaatagttctatttccgctgcacgcttcttattttcactgtcggccgtccgttgtgtctcttctacacgttgcgcaagaatttcaatttgtttttgtatcacgtcgagtatggcacgaatcgaattgtccgtacctccgtttgtagaaacggtttcaatagtttcgactttgtcttttcgtgatgtgggcatgattctaattaagcttattgattctgaactaatgttgctatttggactcgaagcgcttgagaaactgggttttctcacacggtatcgtgaaaatgaatccagatttttcagcttaccgtagtagctatgaccgttgaggagtctcagggatgtttcctctctggttggttctagattccgaatcttattcgtaggcttgctctgcgctgaccgtagtcctctcgtctagtttcaccgtagtggaacgttgaaagttgctgcagggcttcgtagtagcaaagattcgcactgggtccgttgatccttcgatcttccatgatgcgcgtacgccgaaatcgtaatttcgtttgcactgaagtgaatagatcctggcaggatcgccaaaaatgtcgggtaaaattaagataaaaataaggaacttgttaatttccgaaaaggagatgaagttctttttattttttactcaatttatacaattttttcggttcgcgatgatacactttcgatacttggattagttaagaattttttttagactgactggatgattttgaagggagcatttatattcttccattcgttggagtgggagaaggttttgtttatacttagtgtaaacttcggagaacggctggagtgatcgaatgccactcaggcggcagagaacgggtgctgaccagacggtcacacgcgataaggcgttcggaatttcggtttgttatatagagctgctcgaatttcgtctgtgacaccgTAATCGTTTAAGTTTTCAAGCAAAATCCGTAAGTGTTcgaatattcctattttcgtgTTACAATTTTTTTCGAGGTATTCATTGTCAACGTTCATATATGCAAATCGATGCGTTAAGAATATTGGATGTTCTGTTACAGGTGCCAAAAATACATGGCCTATTTTTATCGGTATGGGGTATACTCGCATTATATGCCATGCCGAGTCTGTTAGCAAAGGTAtggttattttaaagaaaactaCTTTTGACAGTGAATACCGTTAATCTTGATCTTGATATCTAGAATGAaatgataatttttgtatttcggTTCTAATGCTGTGTTATAAAGGTGATGTCCTAATGCTTTTTTATAACTCTCGATAAACATTACATGATCAATGATTTGAGGGCTAAGGATCCCTGCTTTTCCCATATTTATAGAGTTGAATATTCCTGTTAAGAATCGTGGATTttgatagccgaaataatgttataggaacactaaattcaCGCTGGAAGTTGCTGGAAGTTTCTTGGCATTGGACtaggtgttggagttggtttccTAATGGTTGGATTGGGATTATTGGTCGTTGGTCGTCGCTGCTCGGAGAACCGTGATCGTTCCATTGGTCTTGGTCGTCGACTGCGATCTTCTCTGAAGTATCGCTCAATGTCGGCGGCTTTCTTTTCAGCTTCCACGATgttgtatggtggattggcgagtaaTACCTGTCCCATTCCGGTTTTTAGGCCTCGAATGAAATCGGTTACGGAGTCCTCGGTACCAAATTCATCCTCATGCGGCACACAAATATTGTATGCCCGTAATTACCGTAGTGGCGGCACTTGCTCCAGAAGGCTGGTGACCcgcttcatttattttcgggGCTCGATGGTGGCTTCCCTGACGGAGACATCGGCTTCTCCTCGTAAAAGAAAGGTCTCATTTCGCTTCGTAATTGATCCGTCGTCCTGATGTCGCTCGTGAGTGCTAATCTCATTTCTCATTTTGGAATCTGTAAGTACTCAATCAGgctctgatgcattttctttcgaatatgcgaattttttccatttgggaagCTGATAtgttgggcagccgtaggttatgatcggtctgattagtgcttggtagcatagtatttttaatttgctgccgagatgtttggagtagaatagcttttttattttccagaatgctttattggccttagtaagttgaatttcggtgtgctgcttgtagtttaatttgtaatctatgtttacccctaagtattttacgcaatttttgtgtggtatgagggcccctttgtctgttttttctcctagttgaaattttttgcagtattctctttctattgggcctatttcacttgacttgggtctaaacagtatggtttcgcatttgcttgtgttgatttttagtttccatgcgtggtaatagtcgtttatttttttgaaaagttcttgaagttcagtttttattgttttggttttgcggcctgttacgtagatgattaggtcatctgcgaaggctatggaacgtttatgggtggatgtatcGAGATTAAAGAGATTTAGTAAGtcactgttgtaaatactgaaaagtaacggggaatttactgtaccttgttgtagaccgttttttatggagaattctttgcttgatgagtgtgaaccttcagtcattacgaatgttctgcttgtgatcatgtcccagactatttcaatcaggtatttaggaaaatttctcttgatcaatttgtatatgagacctgggatccagactgtgtcgaaggctttttcgaggtctattaagcaggcggctactccatcttttgcgtttagagcccagcagatgtccgacgtgagtttgtttattgcgtgaattgtggagtgtttgtgtcggaagccgaattgattctctgggattatgttattttttgtgcagaaggaggttagggggttgtttatgattatttcgaatactttgcttatgttggggaggagacttatgggtcgtaggtttgcgggcgatgagccgtctttatccttttttgttatagctatcagtttggcttttttccattttctggggaagtatgtgttgtttagagcattgttgaagagtactatGTAGtagcattttattttgttcggtaggcgcttgagtaagatgtttgggatgccgtcgaagccggaggattttttgttgtttagtttggagaggattgtgtttagttgattgtaatttgtgaagtagtttatttctggatctggttgtttggggttgtctgcggtgttttcgtttgagaatgtgcagactgttttgtttagcgttttgtcttgttccatttcatttttgagtttgtttgtttcggtgatgataattctgtttagttgttctcggcccatgtgttcgttttgcgtatgtattttggaaaagtgggtgccgatgatgtctagtttttctattgttttaggtattatgaagttaccctcggtgtctttgatggtgttgtgtatcgttatacctgcttcttgggtgAGGggggcattttctgggggcaatttgagaggtgggatggggttttgttcttttggtctaaagatttgatttatttgtgggaacacgttggctgagtcgtttttggagatgttttttgttttgtttgtccagtaatggtttatagaaattgcgtattcttgtttcagttgcgcttttattctgtgtagtaggaactgtaggaattctaattcttctcttttgtcgtaagaatagttaaattttatattgtttattttggagagtatgtagcttttatctcgctgtagatcttttattttattgtttatatagggctcgcatgaatttttttgttttatgattggcacggatttttggagggcgatttgtgtgtgtttttctatttcgtctaggaatgagtcgatttgtctgtttgttaggttgacgttgttgtagatctctaggtcgcagttttgttcgagtatgttttggaactttttccagtctgtctttttgtagttgtacctgggtgtctcggtctgggtttcgagagttaggaagtcagatgtgtttttgttaatttgaaatactagggcacttatggtcactgtcataggctacgGTTTTTAGGGTGCTATTTGGACGTAGggtttgaaatttttatcgcgcatctgctaggcatatgtccaggtatgaacctccttttgggtaagagggtagctcggagctgtacaagtttgttttgtagtgaacgcttttattgtctagccagtttctaatgaagttgcctctcgtgttgtttatttcgttttcccggcttgtatgttttgcgttaaggtctcctgctattatatagtagttttccggtttgttgagctgcaagagttcgaaaagattattgaattcgtagataaattctttctggtttccgtaggttgcataggctgcagtgatgaataaattttccttattgcttatttttatttttatgatcgttgtttctaaggttctgaaacttgttatttcatcaattaggatcgttttgtattttatagggttttttatgaggatcgctgttcctcctccttgactggcgttcggtctgtcgtgtcttatcatggtgtagtttttgaagtgtacattgtgtcttttgtttagttttgtttctgaggtgagtaccatatcgggggcttctttatttattagggttagcatactgtatcctttttggtttgaaattaaagagttagcatttattgcaattattttcagatgttttaggttgaatttatgtgttttttgctgtgattgttggtttggcgtgttttggttattcgtcatctgtactattgaaagtgctgaagatggcgtcgagcctttcttcgtgcgttgatagtgtattttttatttcgtttaattgcatttgttgttcttttaacgcttggagaataccttttttaaagtcttcgataacgtttataatgtttgcatggggggagttatcgattgtgattgggctttggcttgagcgcggatctaagtttgctgattgtgatgtgtttttggttgttagatttggttttgtttgctgtttcactacgtcagagaa is from Bombus vancouverensis nearcticus chromosome 17, iyBomVanc1_principal, whole genome shotgun sequence and encodes:
- the LOC143303931 gene encoding uncharacterized protein LOC143303931 encodes the protein MAQAESISTLRRRRGALARGLAAIRRELDEYEASGKANRLVLTSCRSSFDELWKRILEVQYELDVLDEGEDARVDSLSQEHRELDVRFLGLFEQISATTPSTTNIGETRRKPEPTTVPEVRVPQFDGALENWTYFYDTFSSIVDRNESLTNVQKFQHLRSSITGRAAQSIQSLELTEANYSIALDTLKDKFNCPLQICMRHWNLMRNYPEIKKETPEALEDLLETLSVNLKALEHLKQPVTSNIAMIELIASKLPSSSLRKWQRTLPRQQVPSYQHLIDFLKTRANGTQFLSKEKESKGSAHKHHRQRTTIPHGRTLATTIRTVVCPTCNGPHDIRHCKVFKAKSATKRFQIVKKASLCINCLGRGHSLTQCTSAQIKVLNKQGQPIRARALLDTGSSMNFMTDKLANSLGIKQGRCAIQIGALDNLSTTAKRYTTATITSTDGKYKKTLRFLIIPAISTFIPSEPIDPSSLGLPRNIQLADPQFHCPAPIDVLLSTGSTFASLCIGQVNLAQPDEPELRLQKTRFGWVIGGSPASQTAINTFHATTTALQEDLARFWEIDEGPATTHLSESERLCEEHFRNHVRRTKEGRYIVALPFNEKLSSLGSSKAAAMSRLASLHRRFQRDKQYETAYSAVIQEYLDLGHMTKINTDHATDQGYYLPHHGVIKESSDTTKLRVVFDGSASSTTGVSLNDALHTGPKLQEDLRHILLRFRSFQYVLTGDIEKMYRQFILRPEDRPYQKILWRVDNGEIETYRLNTVTFGLSAAPYLAIRCLKQLAEDEGPRFPRAAQILRRDFYVDDALTGADTKDEALSVRNDLTNLLKLAGLNIRKWASNDRDLLRGLPEEDTNQKLHLGESSTLKTLGVFWDSADDAILYSVKTNSDTSRVTKRSISSVIAQIYDPLGLLSPVIVRAKMIMQQIWTLKVDWDESLPTDVHTEWIKYHTQLPLLNAARFPRKTIIESATKIELHGFCDASERAYGACVYVRTTDRKNNIWNRLLTARSKVAPLKSLSIPRLELSGALLLTSLISSIRQALTTKISRIVYWTDSTIVLHWIRSSPHTLKTFVANRVAEIQTKTNISDWRHVPTDDNPADLISRGQTPKEFLCPSIWKNGPRWLLQSDNYWPVWNPTPVVDLPEQKKTICLKTTINDNTLLHRYSSWPRLIRIVARCLRWRHKQHRSAHLTTDELTAAHNRLIKIVQSSHFAPEIRILQKNRSEDVGGKLQPLNPFLDEDGLLRVGGRLANSAIPFSQKHPIILPKSPVTELIIEQEHRNNHHTGTQATLYAVRLRYWPIDGRSQVWRTLRRCVRCCRANPPPVEYLMGDLPEARITESRPFTNVGIDYCGPFYIKERRDRNRRKIKTYAAIFVCLATKAVHIELVSDLTTDAFLAALRRFISRRGYCATILTDNGTNFVGANRELQELRTLLQSDDHQDRVQTFLADRQIQWRFNPPNSPHFGGLWEAAVKAFKRHLIRVVGTELLTFEHLNTLVIEIEAILNSRPLTPISSDPKDPPVLTPGHFLIGDTLTSLRERDFRAIPSGRLSTWQRIHQIKQHFWSRWYREYLNELTRRNRWDKGKHSIREGTVVILREDNVPSMQWPLGRVIKVHPGADGIIRTATVQTATSILDRGVKRLVPLPIHPDPDEAERPHGTKEVINDTPDSTARI